The proteins below come from a single Gossypium raimondii isolate GPD5lz chromosome 2, ASM2569854v1, whole genome shotgun sequence genomic window:
- the LOC128034117 gene encoding uncharacterized protein LOC128034117 has translation MFHLSGDEEQSSFEKLKAVLTQAPVLIQLESGEKYVVYCDASYTGLGCVLIQGGRIVAYASRYLKQHECNYPTHDLELAAIVFALKIWRHYLYEEKHYIYIDHKSLKYLLTQKELNLKQQMLSLVNDGGFLAELQVKPILANEIKTKQTLDVSLLPWIRKVKDGKTKDYEFNEEGILYYHGRYCVPNDVDLKQTILRKVHASPYGMYLRGNKMYRDVKELYRWPK, from the exons ATGTTCCACTTAAGTGGGGATGAGGAACAATCTAGCTTTGAAAAGCTTAAAGCAGTGTTAACTCAAGCTCCCGTGTTGATTCAGCTCGAATCAGGGGAAAAATATGTGGTGTATTGTGATGCGTCCTATACTGGCCTTGGTTGTGTGTTGATACAAGGTGGTAGAATAGTGGCCTATGCGTCGAGGTATTTGAAACAACATGAGTGCAACTACCCGACTCATGACTTAGAGTTGGCTGCAATAGtttttgcattgaaaatttggaggcaCTACTTGTATGAGGAGAAGCATTACATCTATATTGATCATAAAAGTCTTAAATACCTTCTCACCCAAAAAGAATTGAACCTTAAGCAACAGAT GTTAAGTTTAGTGAATGATGGAGGCTTCCTAGCTGAGCTACAAGTGAAACCCATCTTAGCCAATGAGATCAAAACTAAACAAACTTTAGATGTATCCTTGTTGCCATGGATTAGGAAGGTTAAAGATGGCAAAACAAAGGATTATGAGTTTAATGAAGAGGGTATTTTGTATTACCACGGAAGATATTGTGTACCTAATGATGTGGACCTAAAGCAAACCATACTTCGAAAAGTGCATGCTAGCCCTTATGGCATGTATCTCAGaggaaataagatgtaccggGATGTAAAAGAGTTGTATCGGTGGCCTAAGTAG
- the LOC105788515 gene encoding myosin-15, with product MQMWNLFSTAWPCSNTFFYAHRCDVNLLLATLCTRTIQTREGSIVKALDCNAAVASQDALAKTVYAQLFDWLVDKINISVGQDPNSHVQIGFLDIYGFECFKHNRL from the exons ATGCAAATGTGGAACCTCTTTTCAACAGCTTGGCCTTGCAGCAATACATTCTTTTATGCTCACAG GTGTGATGTGAACCTCTTGTTGGCGACATTATGTACTCGTACCATTCAAACCCGTGAAGGAAGTATAGTTAAAGCTCTTGATTGTAATGCTGCTGTGGCTAGTCAGGATGCATTGGCAAAGACAGTTTATGCTCAATTGTTTGATTG GCTTGTTGATAAGATTAATATATCCGTGGGGCAAGATCCAAATTCCCATGTGCAAATTGGATTTTTGGACATCTATGGATTTGAATGCTTTAAGCATAATAG ATTATGA